The Podarcis raffonei isolate rPodRaf1 chromosome 2, rPodRaf1.pri, whole genome shotgun sequence genome window below encodes:
- the POU4F3 gene encoding POU domain, class 4, transcription factor 3 isoform X1, whose translation MLGMNAKAPFGVHPALQEAKFASLHSSSEAMRRVCLPAPQGNIFGSFDESLLARAEALAAVDLVSHGKSHPFKPDATYHTMSSVPCTSAASSSSPPVAISAPSHHHHHHHAQHPHHHPHHPHPHHHAGAQHQSLDGGDLLEHLSPALLGGPEPGAVMAGPMHPHAHPHLGAAMGHLHQAMASMAHAPPPPPPSTAPVPAPHAGLPCLGDVESDPRELEAFAERFKQRRIKLGVTQADVGAALASLKLPGVGSLSQSTICRFESLTLSHNNMIALKPVLQAWLDEAEAACRERSAQAELLRGAERKRKRTSIAAPEKRSLEAYFALQPRPSSEKIAAIADKLELKKNVVRVWFCNQRQKQKRMKYSAGH comes from the exons ATGCTGGGCATGAACGCCAAGGCGCCTTTCGGCGTGCACCCTGCCCTGCAGGAAGCCAAGTTCGCCAGCCTGCACTCCAGCTCGGAGGCGATGCGCCGCGTGTGCCTGCCAGCCCCGCAG GGCAATATATTCGGGAGCTTTGATGAGAGTCTGCTGGCCCGCGCGGAAGCTCTGGCGGCGGTGGACCTGGTCTCGCACGGCAAGAGCCATCCTTTCAAGCCCGACGCCACCTACCATACCATGAGCAGCGTCCCCTGCACGTCGGCGGCGTCCAGCTCCTCGCCCCCCGTGGCCATCTCGGCGCCctcgcaccaccaccaccatcaccacgcGCAACATCCTCACCATCACCCGCACCATCCCCACCCGCACCACCACGCCGGGGCGCAGCACCAAAGCCTCGACGGCGGAGACCTCCTGGAGCACCTCTCTCCCGCGCTGCTGGGCGGCCCCGAGCCCGGCGCGGTGATGGCCGGCCCCATGCACCCTCACGCGCACCCACACCTGGGCGCAGCCATGGGCCACCTCCACCAAGCCATGGCGAGCATGGCGCAcgctcctccgccgccgcctccctcgACGGCCCCGGTGCCGGCTCCCCACGCGGGTTTGCCTTGCCTGGGCGACGTGGAGTCGGACCCTCGCGAGCTGGAGGCGTTCGCCGAGCGCTTCAAGCAGCGGCGCATCAAGCTGGGCGTGACCCAAGCCGATGTGGGCGCGGCGCTGGCCAGCCTGAAGCTGCCCGGCGTCGGCTCTCTGAGCCAGAGCACCATCTGCCGCTTCGAGTCGCTCACGCTGTCGCACAACAACATGATCGCGCTCAAGCCCGTCTTGCAAGCGTGGCTCGACGAGGCCGAGGCCGCCTGTCGCGAGAGGAGCGCGCAGGCCGAGCTGCTGCGCGGCGCCGAGCGCAAGCGCAAGCGCACGTCCATCGCGGCGCCCGAGAAGCGCTCGCTGGAAGCTTACTTCGCGCTGCAGCCGCGCCCGTCGTCCGAGAAGATCGCCGCCATCGCCGACAAGCTGGAGCTCAAGAAGAACGTCGTGCGCGTCTGGTTCTGcaaccagaggcagaagcagaagcgcATGAAGTACTCGGCGGGGCACTGA
- the POU4F3 gene encoding POU domain, class 4, transcription factor 3 isoform X2, which yields MLGMNAKAPFGVHPALQEAKFASLHSSSEAMRRVCLPAPQLQGNIFGSFDESLLARAEALAAVDLVSHGKSHPFKPDATYHTMSSVPCTSAASSSSPPVAHPHPHHHAGAQHQSLDGGDLLEHLSPALLGGPEPGAVMAGPMHPHAHPHLGAAMGHLHQAMASMAHAPPPPPPSTAPVPAPHAGLPCLGDVESDPRELEAFAERFKQRRIKLGVTQADVGAALASLKLPGVGSLSQSTICRFESLTLSHNNMIALKPVLQAWLDEAEAACRERSAQAELLRGAERKRKRTSIAAPEKRSLEAYFALQPRPSSEKIAAIADKLELKKNVVRVWFCNQRQKQKRMKYSAGH from the exons ATGCTGGGCATGAACGCCAAGGCGCCTTTCGGCGTGCACCCTGCCCTGCAGGAAGCCAAGTTCGCCAGCCTGCACTCCAGCTCGGAGGCGATGCGCCGCGTGTGCCTGCCAGCCCCGCAG CTGCAGGGCAATATATTCGGGAGCTTTGATGAGAGTCTGCTGGCCCGCGCGGAAGCTCTGGCGGCGGTGGACCTGGTCTCGCACGGCAAGAGCCATCCTTTCAAGCCCGACGCCACCTACCATACCATGAGCAGCGTCCCCTGCACGTCGGCGGCGTCCAGCTCCTCGCCCCCCGTGGCC CATCCCCACCCGCACCACCACGCCGGGGCGCAGCACCAAAGCCTCGACGGCGGAGACCTCCTGGAGCACCTCTCTCCCGCGCTGCTGGGCGGCCCCGAGCCCGGCGCGGTGATGGCCGGCCCCATGCACCCTCACGCGCACCCACACCTGGGCGCAGCCATGGGCCACCTCCACCAAGCCATGGCGAGCATGGCGCAcgctcctccgccgccgcctccctcgACGGCCCCGGTGCCGGCTCCCCACGCGGGTTTGCCTTGCCTGGGCGACGTGGAGTCGGACCCTCGCGAGCTGGAGGCGTTCGCCGAGCGCTTCAAGCAGCGGCGCATCAAGCTGGGCGTGACCCAAGCCGATGTGGGCGCGGCGCTGGCCAGCCTGAAGCTGCCCGGCGTCGGCTCTCTGAGCCAGAGCACCATCTGCCGCTTCGAGTCGCTCACGCTGTCGCACAACAACATGATCGCGCTCAAGCCCGTCTTGCAAGCGTGGCTCGACGAGGCCGAGGCCGCCTGTCGCGAGAGGAGCGCGCAGGCCGAGCTGCTGCGCGGCGCCGAGCGCAAGCGCAAGCGCACGTCCATCGCGGCGCCCGAGAAGCGCTCGCTGGAAGCTTACTTCGCGCTGCAGCCGCGCCCGTCGTCCGAGAAGATCGCCGCCATCGCCGACAAGCTGGAGCTCAAGAAGAACGTCGTGCGCGTCTGGTTCTGcaaccagaggcagaagcagaagcgcATGAAGTACTCGGCGGGGCACTGA